TTATCCCACAGAGAGGTGACTTGGCTTTAAAATTTGTCACTCATGCGACTGTCAGCAAATCTTGCTGCAGCACTTCACTACCTGGCGGGATCAGTGCTGCGAGGTCCCCCCCCACCGCCGGCATCAGCAGGGAGCATCGCCTGCTCCTGGCGCGGCTCGGGGGCCCGGCCACCGGCCCCGGTCCTGCTGGGAAGcggttgtgtttgttttgggcAACCTCAGCAGGGATTTACAAGTTCCAGTGGTAACAAATGGTGTTTTGTCtcgctgcagagcagctctgcaacGTGCATTGATAAAAAACTGTCCCTGCGAGGGGGCCTGGCTGGCTCCCGGGCTGATAAGGGCTGGGATAACCATCATCCCTCGCTCCTTCCCCTTGTCGGTGGCCAGCGCTCGCTCCTGAGCCAGCTCATGGAGCAGGGGACGAGGTGGTGGCATCACAAGAGACCGTGGTCCAGGCATCGCCCACGCAGCCTGCGTGAGCGCGTCAGCTGTGCTCGGAGGGCTGCCGGGGTCCCTGGGAGCTCTGGATGAGGCCCCGGCAGGATTTTCCAGCCCCGCTTAGCGTCAGCGGGATGCCTTTAGCCTGGGGCCAGCGGGCAGGTCGCTGGGGACTGTTTGCAAACTCTTCGGGCTGACGTTGGGGTAACTCAGCCGCTGCCGGGAAGCAGGTCCTggctcagccccggccccgcagagGTGCCTGcacaggctgtgctgctgcctgcatctCTGTAGGGCCCATCTAGGTGTTTTCCTGCATCCCGCCTCGGGATGCTTCCCCGGATCCGGCTCGGGCAGCTGGCACCTCGTGCACCATAAAAGGCAAAGCActggggaagagctgctggggtgggagccACGGCGGCCGCTGCGGCTCGCTGCAATGCCAGGCATCCCGGCTGTGTATAAACGGATTAGAGCCCTCCCGTCCTCCGGCTCCCCCTCCTTCCGGAGAGTTTACAGGAGCCTGTTTGGCAGAAGGATTATCCAAAGGGAGGAACTTTCTGCTCAGAGGGCTGTTTAGACAAATGCCCGAAGCATTAACAGGGATTTTTGATAAGTTATGTTTTGGAGTCTCCTAAGGGAAACTTGTTTCTGAGGCTGCTGTTGGGCTTCTCTGTTTATCTCGGGGAGTCTTTTTTATGTCACAGCAATTCTCTTAGCAATAACATTTTCCCGCAGATCATTCCAGCCGATCCGTCTCTGCCCTGCGTGCTCCGTGCAGGCGGTATCTCTCCCAAAAACACTGGGACGCAGACCAAGGCTGCGTGCTGCTTCCAAGGAAGGAGTGCTGGGGGAGACGCTCTGTGTCCATCGGGCacggggcagggaggcagggaagagtGCCAGGGGCACGGATGCGGGTTTCCAAGCTCTCCGTGAAACCCATGGAGGAGCTGACGGAGGTGATCCTGCCCAGACGAGCCGCAGCAGATGACCTGGCAGTAAATCACTCCGGAAGCAGCGAGATCGGAGGGAAGCCAGGCAGGATTGCTGCACGGGACCGTAGGGAGTTACTGCTGCAGCAGGTTggggaaaagaggagagtcCCTGAGGAAAGATGCAGATGGGTAGCAAGTCCTGCCTGTAAAGTGCTATGGGCCAGCAAATTAGAAGCTGGGGGGTGCTTTCACAGTTATTCAGGTGGGATATATTTGAGTAGGGACCAGCGTAGCATCAACTCTGACAGCTGTTGTGTTAGGAGggagcctcctgccctgccgcAGAGGACGGGCTCCATCACGCCAATGTGCATTTTCATCTCTGCTGGCCATGAGGCTAAAAAATGCCGATTCACATGACCCAGGCACGGAGGCTTCCAAGCTGCCTCCGTCTCTCCCAGtagcagaggaaggagaaggcgGTGCTGAAAGTCTGCTGAGACCCAAGGTGGGAAGAAATCTTGGCTGGCCAGTTTCAAAGCATTTGGACCAGGAATTACGGTGACTGAGCTCCCAGCCATGGAAGCCTCCACCTGGCAGTACTATGGATATTTACGGGATGACACAAGTAAGGCGAGCGGGAGAGACTGCACTACTTCCCGGGGAGCGTCCTCAGGGACGTGCGAGGATTATACTCTGCTGCAACGCGGCCAGGAGGGCCTGGagcacaggctggagagggggGACCTTCCCGACGCCGGGAGCGACGCGCAAGCCCCTGCCAAGGAGTCAGAGATGAGCAGCAGCGGGCAGagagggcagcaggggctggcaggggaccCGCGCTCAGAAGACCACCCCATGTCGAAAGGGTGCAGGAGACGGGAGGAGGGAGAAGCCCCTCCGAAGGTGTATGAAGTGGAGGTTGGGCACAGGCGAACGGGCACGGGCAGGATGGTGAAGCCGGTGGTGtacaggctggaggagagcgAGTACAGGCGCCTGATCgaagaggcagaagcagaacCTGAGGAGGAATGGGAAGAGACAGAGCACAAGGTACCTGTGATTCAGGAGGGCTACCCCGGGGATGGGAAGGTGGCAAGTCTGAGCCTAAACAGGCTCAACACTTTCCAAGGAGTCCTGAGGAGGCAGATAAGCCGTTCAGACTCGGAAAGCAGTGCAGAGAGCAGGCAAGTGAATAAACTGACCCTGAACTCTCCCTCGGAGGGAAACAAGCCGAGTGTCCCCATCAGGTCGGATAGCTTCGAGCGAAACGCCATGCTCATGGAttacattttgcaaagcaaacaggAGGCAACAACATCTGTTTCCTACGTCcccagagaaagcagcaaggcAGCTGAAAGCTTCAGGCAGGCAGTGAGCTTCGCCCCCCAGCCTGACGGCACTCCGGACCTTTGCCAGAACGGCCAGACCAGCGAGGAGGATCCGGCCAGGAAGCCCGAGCCAGACAAGCAGGTAGTGAAGAGCCTCGAGCGAACGGTCTCTGCGGTTGCAAATTATGCTTCAGTGGCTAGAGACACTGAAAAGCTTTCGagacagagcagcagccagcGCCTTGAGAGCAGGGAACAGCTCAGAGGTGAAGCAGATGCAGGGATACTCGATTCatacagccagaaaaaaaccccaccggCCCCTCCTGTCAGGTCCCACAGCAAAGAGAGCCTGGCTTTGAGCATGAGCAAGACTGTGGCAATGACCGAGGCGCTGCTGGAGCCCCGCAGCGATGCAGCGAAGCCTGCCAAGGAGCAGTGGGCAGCTGCAGGCGCGGAGCAGCTAACTGGAGGCAGGACTGCGGGAGGAGGGGGCTCGGAGGAGCCGGAGCggaaggggaggaagagtcAGGAGGATGAGAAAGTGCTTAAAGTTGCCGACGCAAAGAAAACCTTCGAAAAGCCCAAGCCggcagaggggaaggcagcGACGCCACCGCCCAGCGCTGCCAGAAAAGGTGAGGCGTGACGGCACGGCCGCGGGCAGGCTGGCAGAGCCCGGCTCTGGCTGGCAGTGCCGTGGGGCCAGGGTGGGTCCGGAGCCGAGGGCTGGGTGGTGAGGGGAGGTGGAAACGTGGTGGTCGTGAGGCTTTTCAGAAATACCAGCCTTGTCATAGCCCAGCAACAGATGGGATGCGCTCGGGGCGCGTTCAGCGATCTGTGGTCGTAAGGAGGCAGGACAAAAATCAGGCATTGATTCAAGTCTGCTACAGCCTGGTAAAAGTGCTTCTTGCAGTGAAACTGTTTAGAGAGAAAgggatttgctttttaagaCACTCTGTACATAAATAAGTATAATATCCAGTACTCTATATTGCTTTTCATTAATAGATACGGCGCAGAAGCGCCCATATGATACTTTCTCCCGCTGTCATGTGGGATTATTTGCCTCTGTCTCTCTAGGCATTGGGTGAGccaatataattttattttagccaTGATATAAAAAGGAGGTATT
The Ciconia boyciana chromosome 15, ASM3463844v1, whole genome shotgun sequence genome window above contains:
- the LOC140660111 gene encoding uncharacterized protein isoform X1; translated protein: MEASTWQYYGYLRDDTSKASGRDCTTSRGASSGTCEDYTLLQRGQEGLEHRLERGDLPDAGSDAQAPAKESEMSSSGQRGQQGLAGDPRSEDHPMSKGCRRREEGEAPPKVYEVEVGHRRTGTGRMVKPVVYRLEESEYRRLIEEAEAEPEEEWEETEHKVPVIQEGYPGDGKVASLSLNRLNTFQGVLRRQISRSDSESSAESRQVNKLTLNSPSEGNKPSVPIRSDSFERNAMLMDYILQSKQEATTSVSYVPRESSKAAESFRQAVSFAPQPDGTPDLCQNGQTSEEDPARKPEPDKQVVKSLERTVSAVANYASVARDTEKLSRQSSSQRLESREQLRGEADAGILDSYSQKKTPPAPPVRSHSKESLALSMSKTVAMTEALLEPRSDAAKPAKEQWAAAGAEQLTGGRTAGGGGSEEPERKGRKSQEDEKVLKVADAKKTFEKPKPAEGKAATPPPSAARKAPLVQLDPRQQGEKQNKMAEGFKTG
- the LOC140660111 gene encoding uncharacterized protein isoform X2 gives rise to the protein MEASTWQYYGYLRDDTSKASGRDCTTSRGASSGTCEDYTLLQRGQEGLEHRLERGDLPDAGSDAQAPAKESEMSSSGQRGQQGLAGDPRSEDHPMSKGCRRREEGEAPPKVYEVEVGHRRTGTGRMVKPVVYRLEESEYRRLIEEAEAEPEEEWEETEHKVPVIQEGYPGDGKVASLSLNRLNTFQGVLRRQISRSDSESSAESRQVNKLTLNSPSEGNKPSVPIRSDSFERNAMLMDYILQSKQEATTSVSYVPRESSKAAESFRQAVSFAPQPDGTPDLCQNGQTSEEDPARKPEPDKQVVKSLERTVSAVANYASVARDTEKLSRQSSSQRLESREQLRGEADAGILDSYSQKKTPPAPPVRSHSKESLALSMSKTVAMTEALLEPRSDAAKPAKEQWAAAGAEQLTGGRTAGGGGSEEPERKGRKSQEDEKVLKVADAKKTFEKPKPAEGKAATPPPSAARKGSFSPAL